The window AATCCGAATTCCAGAAGGCTTCTCCGTCAAAAATCCCGCATTCGTCTTTTAATTCAAAGTCCAGAACTTTAAGCATTCTTTCGTGGGCGGGGCTTCCGGGTTGCAGGAGAGCTTTGATAACCACTTCCATGCATCCGCCAATCTTCATGCCGATATCCCCCTCTTCATCATAAGGGGCTATTTCTTCATACCCTTCCAGAATTCTCATACCCAGGTCTGCAACTTCATCTGCATACCCGGCGTCAAGGAGGTTTTCCATCCGGTTCCTCAGGTCCGAAAAATCAGGGACAGGGGAGTCATAATCTCTGTAGTCATAGCTTCTGGCTTCCTCCCAGAGCTCTTCCAGTTCGGAGTATATGTTCCCTACCGTCTCTTCCGTATCCCCCGATGCAAGGTTCAGCATGTCCTGCAGGTGCCTGGTAAGCAGGGAATCCCTATCTGATAAATTCATCAAAAGGTCAATAAGTTCCTCTTTTTCCATCTGCTCCAGGTATTCCCTCAGCTCTGTCCGGAAAACCTGATACGAATCCCGAGGCTCTCCTACTTTCAGGGCAGATCCCTGTCTGGCCATTATAATTAGCGGATCCCCTTCGGAAGCAACGGGAACTTCTTCTCCCTGTTCTGCGAGTTCAAGGTATTCAAGTACAGCGGCAACCCCGTGTTTGCAGTCATGTTCAACCGGGCAGGTGCAGGTGGAACTCAGTTCCCCGTTTTCCAGGGAGACTTCCGTGAAATATGTTTTCGTCCCCTGTACCCGGGCTATGAGGCTACCCTCAGGGGTTTGTTTAATCTCTTTTACCCTTTCTTCGTCCTGGTACTTCATTCCCTTCGCAGTGGCTTTTTCTCCCGCCCAAGTTTGGAGGTCGCTCCATTTGAGGGTTCGGAAGGGGTCGGCATTCTTGCTTTCTGATGGCATAGGATAGTATTTCGGGAAAGTGATATAAAAAAGAGGCTATGGCAAAAAAAAGACAATGACGGAAAAAACGGTTCAGGCTTTTTTCCGGGTGAATTTTCAAGAAAATATCCTGGAACTGCTCAAAAATATGTTCAAAAAAGAAGACAATTTGAAAAGTATAGCCTCTATAATTCAAACCTGAGTTCAACCGCGTAAGTCCTAATAGCTTAAACCAGGCCAGTGACTTTTGTTTGCAGGCAGTTCTATTTTTTGCAGGCAGTTCCATTTTTTCCCCTCAATGTTTTTATATTAATAACCTGTCAGAACACATTAATAGTTGTAATCATTACAAATCAATTACTTAATAATTAGGAAGTATTGGTATGACTGAACGACAAGTTGAAAATGTGCTTATCGAGATCCCAAAGGGATGTAGGAACAAATACGAGTACGATAAAGAAAAGAAAGCGATAAAATACGATAGAATGCTTTTTTCTTCAATGGTATATCCTTCTGATTATGGGTTTTTCCCTGATACTCTAGCTCTTGATGGTGACCCTTTAGACGCTATGGTTTTAACATGGGAACCTACATTTCCAGGTTGTTTAATGGAAGTGCATCTTGTTGGATTATTTGACATGGAAGACGACAAAGGAAGAGATCAAAAAATACTCTGCGTTCCAAAAAATGACCCTCTATGGAATTATATCGAAACAATTGACCAGATTCCTCCTCACTTACTAAAGGTAATTACAAACTTCTTTGAAACTTATAAGAATTTAGAACACAAACGAGTAACAGTTATTGGCTGGAAAGATCTTGAAACCGCAGTTACTATACTACAGGAAGCTAAAGCTCGATATATTGAACAAAATAAATAATGTAATCAGTGATGGGTTGCAGTTTTCCTTTAATTCCAAAATAAGCATTACGAACCCGTTGAAATTCAGAACCCGATTTCACTTTCAGGGGGCGGTTCGAGATATTTCACGGCACTCAATACCGCAAAAAAGCGATGGAAATTCCAGGATATTTGTATAATGAAAAGTGGGTTCTATGAGATTCGAACTCAGGCCCTCCGTCGTGCGAAGACCGGGAAATGCGCAACATATGCATCGTGATTGACGAGCCAGATGCTATAGGGATTTCTTGCGTTTGAATTGGGGTCATGGGCAGAGGAACGTCATATTTTTCGATATAATTCATCGAAAACATATCCCACTTATTGCAACAACTTTAAGATCAGCAATTGCCTGAAAAAATTAATATACAATTCTTTGTATATCTACTTATA is drawn from Methanosarcina lacustris Z-7289 and contains these coding sequences:
- a CDS encoding inorganic diphosphatase, whose amino-acid sequence is MTERQVENVLIEIPKGCRNKYEYDKEKKAIKYDRMLFSSMVYPSDYGFFPDTLALDGDPLDAMVLTWEPTFPGCLMEVHLVGLFDMEDDKGRDQKILCVPKNDPLWNYIETIDQIPPHLLKVITNFFETYKNLEHKRVTVIGWKDLETAVTILQEAKARYIEQNK